The genomic window ATATGCGAACATCCGAAACTTTTTGGATCAGCATGAAAATCCGAAGGTAAACAAGATGTTGAGCCTGATCACTCTCGACTTCGGCATCGCGACCGCTAAAAGTTTTATGGAATGGGCGGAAGAGTCGAAAAACAAAATAAAAAATTCCGATTTTTAAACCGAAATCGTTTTTCTACTTTTCACTTCGTCTAAATTGGCTTAGGCTACAACCGATCCGGAGAAGGTTGCACTCTGCCTGCCCGGAGCGAAACGCCAATGAATCTACCGCCTCTGCACGAAACAATGGATCTCTCCTGGTCCCCGTTTGCGTTCTATTCCGGTTTTTCGTTCCTAGTCTTCTCGTTTAATCTATACATCACATACAAAAATCTTAAAGTACAGGGAAGCAAAGAATTCCTTTTCGTTATATGCGGTTTCGCCCTATATTCCTTAGGCAGTTTTTTCGAGATTCTTTCTCGAAACGAAAAGTGGATCTTATTCTGGGACGACTTTCAGTTTATCGGCAACGATATCATCGTGATCGGAATTTCCTTCTTTATCCCGAGAATCACTTCTCTAAACTTCCTCTTTCGTTTCCCTTTGAGTGTATTCCTAGTTCTATTTCCGATTTCCAACGAACTGCTTTTGTGGTCCGGTTATCGGCCAGAACTGATCCGGACGAACGTTCGGTTTCTTACCGATACTTCTTGGAAAGCTCTCACATACGATTACGGCCCTTGGATGAAGTTGTTCATCGTTTATTATCTCGGATCGCAAACCGCAGTCATAGGGATTCTTATCTGGAAGTTCTTTACGCTGACCGGATTCCGCAAAGCACAGATGTTTCTCCTTTTAGTGGGAATCCTTTTTCCGTTTCTCGGAGGATTGATGACCGTCGCCGGTTTATTCCCGTTCATCAATCCTCATTTGGACGTTTTTCCGATCACCGGATGCGTGACTTCCCTCGTATGGGCTTACGGTCTTTTTTACTTCAAAATGATGGATCTGATTCCAGTCGCCAGGGACAAGGTTTTCAATCTGATCCAAGACGGAATTCTTATATTAGATAAAACAAATATTATTCTCGATTACAACGAAGCGGCGATCAATCTCTTCCTAGGACAATTGAACACCGCAGGAATCACTTTGAAGGAAGTGTATCCCGATTTGAACTATCTTATCGAGAAATACAAACGAAACGAAATCGACTCGATCCCCGATCTGAGGCTGTTCATCAAAGGAGAACTTCGGTATTACGAAGTTATTCTCAGAAATTTTTCCAATCAGTCGGAACGGAGCGATTTCTGGATTCTTTCCCTGAGAAATATCACGGAACGCAAGTTAGGCGAGGAACGAGCCATCGAGGAAAAGAACTTCCTGAATATGATTTTGGATTCGACACGGGTTCTATTCGTCGCCCTCGACCGCGAAGGAAGAATTCTTCGATTCAACAAGGCCTGCGAAAACGCGTTCGGTTACCGTTCGGACGAGGTCAAAGGCCACGCGTTCTGGGACATCTTCGTGGAACCGCACAAGAAAGAATCGATCAAGAAAGTGTATCTTAGAATG from Leptospira yasudae includes these protein-coding regions:
- a CDS encoding histidine kinase N-terminal 7TM domain-containing protein, whose translation is MNLPPLHETMDLSWSPFAFYSGFSFLVFSFNLYITYKNLKVQGSKEFLFVICGFALYSLGSFFEILSRNEKWILFWDDFQFIGNDIIVIGISFFIPRITSLNFLFRFPLSVFLVLFPISNELLLWSGYRPELIRTNVRFLTDTSWKALTYDYGPWMKLFIVYYLGSQTAVIGILIWKFFTLTGFRKAQMFLLLVGILFPFLGGLMTVAGLFPFINPHLDVFPITGCVTSLVWAYGLFYFKMMDLIPVARDKVFNLIQDGILILDKTNIILDYNEAAINLFLGQLNTAGITLKEVYPDLNYLIEKYKRNEIDSIPDLRLFIKGELRYYEVILRNFSNQSERSDFWILSLRNITERKLGEERAIEEKNFLNMILDSTRVLFVALDREGRILRFNKACENAFGYRSDEVKGHAFWDIFVEPHKKESIKKVYLRMIRGKFLPKTQEQWIGKFKERKVIQWENREIKDKNGRTNYIITAGADLTDVYNAENEIANLKTANEEITKKNQMIEDQKKELEQIIDTLTKTQAQLVQTAKLADLGQLVSGIAHEINNPLGAILASNQNIQHYTKSFREKSKDYFRLLKKLPERIRDQISSLIDVAGTHSDLVLGLERRKRIKEVRANLEELGISSPSNELCEVALECGLYGREEEYIELLKHKEAIPILELITDLLGPERNSQTIQTAVERSSKILYALKSLAHFESKSVLEESNLRENVEIVLALYQNLFRHGVDLSVNFEELPKIPIYRDDLLHLWTNLIMNAVQAMNYSGKLNISGNKENGFAVVQVEDSGPGIPDSLREKIFDPFFTTKPPGEGSGLGLDICLKIVEKHKGTISYESEPGKTVFTVKLPLIHHKN